In Lycium ferocissimum isolate CSIRO_LF1 chromosome 7, AGI_CSIRO_Lferr_CH_V1, whole genome shotgun sequence, the sequence TTGTacatgaaaattatattatattctCTTTAACAGTAATTTCTCGTATGGTGacttaaaattaaatttgcTTTAGGTTGCACATTCCAATCTCATGTCTGGCATTTTCTCATATGTTTTAAATCCTTTGGTTGAATTTGTTGTTCTGCCCCAACACTTAAGAGTGCAAAGGATAATTGCTCATTTCTTTGACCTTTTGATTCTTCTTTGTTTTGGGATGCTAAGTAATAAGTGACTTTACATAAacaaaaagtttaattttgtacagtgatataaaaaaaaattacacgatttgttcaaattaatcacCTGAAAAGTAGAACAATTAAATCAAGCATATACCTGATGAATACCCTGAAGAGGAGAAAGATTGACTCCAAGGTCAGCTACACAAAGCATTGTAGTTCTATCAGAAGATTGCAAATGAGCATATCGCTTTAAGCAAGACATTACAGTATTTGCAAATGTTTTAGCCAAAGGATAACTCAACATAATTCCAGCACCACCAAAAGCTTGATTAAATGAGTACCAATAATTCGACAATATAAATTCCGAATGTCCTCCAAAATAATAGTACTTGTTATGATCATATTGTGCAAGAATATCAACCATATTTTCCACGAAAAATATCGAATCATCATCCCCCATAATTACCCATCTTACTCCTTCATGTGCCTCCCTAACAACTTCCATAATCCCATGAACCATTCTCATAACTCTTGCATCAACATGATTGGTTTCCTTAAGAAGTTTTGAGACATCATCGGATATTCTATAAGGAGGTGAATTTAAGGACCATGGGAGAAGATCATCACCTTTAGGAGGAACATCTAGAAAAAGATGTCCTTTTGTAATATTTGGTCTCCACCATGATTCAACATAGGCTTTTCTATTGTGCCATGCTTTTTCATTACCTAAAAGTCCAAAAACAAGGTGACCAATATTGGTTGGTGAAATAATTGATGATGTACTTGTTtgagaagaaggaggaggaggaggaggaggaggaggagaaggagaaggagaagaaggagagCTTGTGAAttgtaaagaagaaaaaagatcgGAAGCTGGAAACTGATGCTCAGAGTCATTGAAAAGGAAAATGGTGCAACCGTATAGGACTAAACCACAAATTAGCACTGTTTTGCAAATGCTAAAGACGATGGATTTGTTAAGTTTAGACATGCCTGAGATATTTGGGTAGAGAAAAATGAGAACTGCCCAATGAAAACAAGTGAATAAAGCACATTTTCACTTTTTACAAGGTTTTAAGCAACACGTAACCCTCCCCTCCCCCTCGCCCCTGCCCCCGCCCCCCTCCCCCAAGCCCCACATGATTCGTGACATTGGCTTTCCACTAATTCTCTGACTAaaattttgttgtatttttccaaaacatgtTTGGACTTTCGAAAGCCAAACATAGTGAGAAATCGGTAAATACTCACTTTTTGGATcgctaattaaaatttagataagATCACCAAAGCGGAGAaaatacaataacaacaacaagatattCAGTGTAATTTCACAAAAGAATTTGGGGAAGCtatgcagaccttactcctattttgggaggtagagaggttgtttccgataggcCTTTGGCTCAAGGAAAAACATTTTAAAGCAGTTCGGAAAAAGAAATAACTGAAGTTAAAAAGTCatggcaaaatattaaagatagcATGACAAAGCATTTTGAAAAAAGGGACAGTAACTATAGCAAAATAATATGCTAATTGAAGTGCAAGAAACTATCGATAGTAACATAAATCAAAGAACAAGAAGCTACTAGAGTAATACTACGACTACTAGTAAGGAAGGATAGGTGAGATAACGCTCAACttcctactagccttctactaTTATATGTGTCCTTCATAGCCTCCTAGCTAAAATCATGTCCTCGGACAACATAGTTGTTCTAACCACCACTCAgtagaacttacctttaagttttggtggcaccttcttatcacacaagacTCCGGATGTCAGCCTTCATTTCCTCCACCATgtaccaatacgatgtgtgacgtCATTATCAATCTTCCCACTACCTTGGATAATAGACTCAAGATATTTGAAACTTCCTCTCTTTTGGATGGCCTAAGTGTCAAGCTTCACTTCAACGGCATGAGGCTTTCATATCTTTGGAAGAGCACAACTTATCAAATCTGTTCTATTATCTATTCAAGTCTTCTGGGCACAGATATTTGTTCTTCCTAAGAAGAGCTCCACAAACTTCTCGAACTCCAGCATATTACGCTAGATCGATTCCACTTGTCAAATTTTAAACTCCAGGACCATGGAATTTATTAATGTTTTAGCTGGGAGTAATTTTGTCAAGATGTTATTTTTGCATT encodes:
- the LOC132065774 gene encoding uncharacterized protein LOC132065774 — translated: MSKLNKSIVFSICKTVLICGLVLYGCTIFLFNDSEHQFPASDLFSSLQFTSSPSSPSPSPPPPPPPPPSSQTSTSSIISPTNIGHLVFGLLGNEKAWHNRKAYVESWWRPNITKGHLFLDVPPKGDDLLPWSLNSPPYRISDDVSKLLKETNHVDARVMRMVHGIMEVVREAHEGVRWVIMGDDDSIFFVENMVDILAQYDHNKYYYFGGHSEFILSNYWYSFNQAFGGAGIMLSYPLAKTFANTVMSCLKRYAHLQSSDRTTMLCVADLGVNLSPLQGIHQIDLRGDISGFLAYHPKSLLASLHHYDMVDPIFPSMDRAQAGFHIQKAAKYDQSRMLQQTICHHRSKNWTFSVSWGYSAHIYEKIMPRSWLQNPIETFKTWQRSRRPPHYMFDVRSPSWHPCEAPHVFFFKSVEKNRRGEIVTTYTRAWPRRIGVCLEAGNYSAEYISEIQVYSSATKRIEIDRCECCDIIHEAGSNKADIKYRECKIDEIIA